Proteins from a genomic interval of Granulicella sp. L56:
- a CDS encoding ABC transporter ATP-binding protein translates to MLELKNVSKSYRSIPAVQDVSFTLKAGEILGYLGPNGSGKSTTVKMVIGMIQPSKGKVFFAGKNIHDDLASYRAQLGYVPEEAQVYNHLSGLEYLQLVGRLRGMSEKLIERKARELLHLLSLEAAQYSALSDYSKGMKQRVLIASALLHDPKLIVFDEPLSGLDATSARLFKDLLGILAREGKAILYISHVMEVVERVCDRVIVLAKGKVVADAAPDDLTRLMELPTLESVFAQLVQQTDTAQVAQQMVDVMKVHHG, encoded by the coding sequence ATGCTTGAACTCAAGAATGTCTCGAAGAGCTACCGCAGCATCCCCGCGGTACAGGATGTAAGTTTCACCCTCAAGGCGGGCGAGATACTGGGCTACCTCGGCCCCAATGGCTCAGGAAAATCAACCACCGTGAAGATGGTGATCGGCATGATTCAGCCGAGCAAGGGCAAGGTCTTCTTTGCAGGAAAGAACATCCACGACGACCTCGCGTCGTACCGTGCGCAGCTTGGCTATGTGCCCGAGGAGGCACAGGTCTACAACCATCTCTCCGGGCTGGAGTACCTGCAACTGGTCGGCCGGTTACGCGGCATGTCGGAGAAGCTGATCGAGCGCAAGGCGCGGGAGCTGCTTCATCTCCTGTCGCTCGAAGCAGCGCAGTACTCCGCGCTCTCCGACTACTCCAAGGGGATGAAGCAGCGGGTCCTGATCGCCTCCGCGCTGCTGCACGATCCCAAACTCATCGTCTTCGACGAGCCGCTCTCGGGCCTCGATGCCACTTCAGCGCGCCTCTTCAAAGATCTTCTGGGAATTCTCGCGCGCGAGGGCAAGGCGATCCTCTACATCTCGCATGTGATGGAAGTGGTCGAGCGCGTATGCGATCGCGTGATCGTTCTTGCCAAAGGCAAGGTCGTCGCCGATGCCGCGCCCGACGACCTCACCCGGCTCATGGAGCTGCCGACGCTCGAGAGCGTCTTCGCGCAACTGGTGCAGCAGACCGACACGGCGCAGGTCGCGCAGCAGATGGTAGACGTCATGAAGGTGCACCATGGCTAA